The Chloroflexota bacterium genomic sequence CTGCTGTACCCCATCTTCACCCTCACGCGCAAGGCGTATCCGGCAGCATGTGTGCAGTTCCTGGCATCTACCGGTGTGTGCAGTTCCCTGCATTCACAAAACGCTTTGATCCGTTCGACACATTTCCTTCTGTCAACGGAGCCAATGTACAATGGTGTTTGATTGGCTGAAGTAGCCTTGACCGCTGGACATAGCTATTCAACTACTTCGTTCCCGAATAATAGCGTGTTGCGAAAGGCTTCATCCTGAAACTACCAGAGTTTGACCACAACGGTAATGGTCCACATTGGCTCTTGTGTCCAACTTGCGGTCACGATTATATGCACCAACAAACGGTTGAAGTATACAACAGAAGTGAGGATAGCCCAGACAAACCTGTAATCGTCCCCGGTTGTGATGAGTTTGGCGTTCCAAGTGTTGCGTCTGACGAAGAACTGTCCATTGAGAAAGCTCTTGAAGAACTCCCAGTCCGCGGCAACCCATCTTTTCGACGCTCTGGCTTACGCGTTTGGTTCTACTGTGAGCAAGGCTGTATCAATTCGTTAGTGGTATTGCAGCACAAGGGTAATACTGAGATGTATTTTGAGATCCCTTCGCATGTATGATTGGCAAGCATGAGGGGTTTCTGCCGTAGGCTTGTAGTCTACTCAGGCAAGTGATAGTTCCGTTTTTTCTAGGTATTGGCCCTTCTAGCTCTTCAACCAGCGGTCTAAGAACTGCACCGAGTGCATGCGTTCCGTCTCTTCTTCCGGTTCGACCGGCTCCACCTCGTGGCCGCCCTCGTGGACGTGGATTTCGCACCGCTCGCCGATGCCGAGCCGTTCATAAATGGCCTTGACCTCGGCAAACGCCTGCTCGGCCAATTTCCAGTACACCGCGCCGTCGTGCTTGCCCTCCTCCACCATGAACGCACGTGGACAGATCAGCGAGGCGATGTCGCTGTCGGCAAACTCGTGCAGGTGGGGGTATATCTTGTCTTCCTCCGCGGTGAGAGCGAACGGACGGTAGTGCTCGGAGGGTATCACCTGCTTCTGGTAGCGCTCGTTGAACCACGCCGTGCTGACCACGGCCTGCAAGCGGGTATCCAAGGCGCCGAGCCAGAGCCCCGACTGCCCGCCTTGAGACTTGCCGTAGAAGCCGATGCGGCCGCTATCCACCTGCGGCAAGCTTTCCAGCAGGTCCACGCCCCGCGAGAGCGCAAACATCTCCACGCCAAACAGGTCCATGCCGATAGTGCGGCAGAGGCGGTTGAGGTACATGCGGGCGTGGGGTTGCGCGCTCTTGAGCTCTTGCAGCTTCGGGGCAAAGCGTCCGGCCAGCGTATCCGGCTCGAAACCGGTCACCATGCGCGTGGCGAGCACGGTATAGCCGTGCCGCGCCAGCCGCCCGCCAATGCGGTGGTAGGTGCTGTCCTTGCCGGCATGCTCGTCAGCGGTGAAGCCGCAAGCGACTTCCGGTACGCCGTAGATACCGATCTGCAAGACCACACCGGGAAACGGCCCTTTGCCAAGCGGCGTCAGGAGAAGCGCATCGCTTTCCACGCCTTCGAACACGCGATAGTACACGCGCTCGACGCGAAAGTCCGCGGTGGTCGCCAGCGGCTCGATGCGCAGGTGCATGTCGTGCCGCTCCCACGGCCAACCGCCCAGGCTATCCAGGAAGTGCTGCCGGTTGGGCTCCACCGAATGCACGTAGGCATCCAGGCTGGAGAAGTCCCGGTTCCAGTAGCGTTCCCGCGCGTCGTAAAGCTGCTTGATGTAGTGGAGCAGGTAGTCCTCGTACTGCTCGTACAAGCGCTGCTGCCGCGGATTCACGTCCTCGATGCCGAGAACGGGCCAATCGTCGTAATAGGCCATGCTGCAAAACCTCCTATTTCTGTTCGCACCGCGAATGTGTTACGTGGAATGTGCCGCGTTCCTCCTTGTGCCCTCAATCCGTTCGTGCTGAGCCTGTCGAAGCACAGGAGGGGAGTGAAGCAACTAAACCAGCAATCTGACTTCCTATGCCGTTCACCCTTCGACAAGCTCAGGGCGAACGGGCTTGGTTAATGGCCATTCCACCTCCCAATCCGCTCGTGTTGACCCCTTTCACCTCGCATGACCGGACCATACGCCCAGTGACTCTACGTGCAGGTCATCCCCCCGCCGCGATGCCGCTCAATCCCGGTTGCACCATCTTGGCCGGGTCGAGCGCTTCATCCAATTGCTCATCGGTGAGATCAGTGATCTCTTTGGCGACTTCGCGAACCGTCTTATTCTCGGCGTACGCGGTCTTGGCGATCACTGCGGCTTGATCGTAGCCCACGAGTGGGGCCAAGGCCGTGGCCGTCATGAGGCCGCGCTCCACCGTGGCGGGGCCCTGTTCCGTTGCCTGGATGCCGCTCACGCACTGGTCGGCAAAGTTCGCCGCCGCCTTGCTGAGCAGGCCAATTGGCCGCAAGACGTTATACGTCGCCACCGGCAGCATGGTATTGAGCTCGAAATACCCCCACTGGCCGGACAGGGTCACCACGTGGTGGTTGCCCATGGCCTGCGCGCAGACCTGGATTACCGACTCGGGAATGACCGGATTCACCTTGCCGGGCATGATGCTGCTCCCCGGCTGCACCTCCGGCAGCAGCAGTTCGCCGAGCCCGGCGCGCGGACCCGATCCCAGCCAGCGGATGTCGTTGGCGATCTTGAGCAACGCCACGGCCACGGTATTGAGCATGCCGCTCGTCATCACGAACGTATCGATGGCGCTCTGCGCCTGGAAGTGGTTCTCGGTCTCGCGGATATGGTAGCCCGTCGCGGCGCGCAGTTTGGCGCAGACGCGGCGCGCAAACTCGGGGTGCGCGTTGATGCCGGTGCCCACCGCCGTGCCGCCGAGCGCAATCTCGCCCAGCCAGTCCTCGGCGTGGCGCAGGTGCTTGACCGCCCGTTCGATCTGCCCCGCGTAGCCCTGAAACTCCTGCCCCAGGCGGATGGGCGTGGCGTCCTGCAAATGCGTGCGGCCGGTCTTGATGATGGGCATGAATTCTTCAGATTTGGCTATTAGGGCGCGTTGCAAGTGTGCCAATGCCGGGATCAGGTCTTCGCGGATGCCCAGAAGCGCCGACAGATGCATCGCCGCCGGAATCACGTCGTTGGACGACTGGCAGATGTTCACGTGGTCGTTTGGATGGATCGTGCGGGACCCCCGCTCCTCGCCGAGGATTTCAACCGCACGGTTGGCGATGACCTCGTTAGCGTTCATGTTGGTGGACGTGCCGGAACCGGTCTGGAAGATATCGAGGACGAATTCGCCGTCCAGCGTGCCGTCCGCCACTTCCTGCGCCGCCTGCATGATGGCGCCCGCCAATCTTTCGTCCAGTAAACCAAGCTCTTGGTTCGTCTCCGCCGTCTTCTGCTTGATCAAGCCGAGCGCTTGGATGAACCGGCGCGGGAAGCGCAGGTCGCTGATGGGAAAATTCAGCACCGCCCGTTGCGTCGAGGCGCCGTAATACGCATCGGCGGGCACCTCCATCTCGCCCATCGAATCCCGCTCGGTGCGGGTTTCTTCATTTGCCATATGCGGTCCTTTCGTCCGTCAAATTCCGTTTACAGTTTACGACCGGCTTGCTCGACGCGACAGTTCACTTCATGCAAATAGCCGATACGCCGCCCGTCACTTTCGCTCGTCAACCTGTCACGTCGGCGTCCGTCTCTCCCGCTTTCGCGGGAGACCAGCTTAACTGTGCCCTTTGCACGCTCACGCCTGTCCGAATACGCGTTCCAAGATGAACTCTCCACCCGGCACGTTACGCTCACGGTACGCATGGAGAAAACGCTCCCAATCGTACGCCACCTCGCGCCGTTCGACGCCAATGCCCTCTTCCCCGAGTGTTAGCACGGCGTACCGCGCCACGGGATGTGTACCGCAGCCGAGTGCGCCAGGATTCAAGAATGTGCGCCCCGG encodes the following:
- a CDS encoding class II fumarate hydratase, whose product is MANEETRTERDSMGEMEVPADAYYGASTQRAVLNFPISDLRFPRRFIQALGLIKQKTAETNQELGLLDERLAGAIMQAAQEVADGTLDGEFVLDIFQTGSGTSTNMNANEVIANRAVEILGEERGSRTIHPNDHVNICQSSNDVIPAAMHLSALLGIREDLIPALAHLQRALIAKSEEFMPIIKTGRTHLQDATPIRLGQEFQGYAGQIERAVKHLRHAEDWLGEIALGGTAVGTGINAHPEFARRVCAKLRAATGYHIRETENHFQAQSAIDTFVMTSGMLNTVAVALLKIANDIRWLGSGPRAGLGELLLPEVQPGSSIMPGKVNPVIPESVIQVCAQAMGNHHVVTLSGQWGYFELNTMLPVATYNVLRPIGLLSKAAANFADQCVSGIQATEQGPATVERGLMTATALAPLVGYDQAAVIAKTAYAENKTVREVAKEITDLTDEQLDEALDPAKMVQPGLSGIAAGG
- a CDS encoding acetylxylan esterase; protein product: MAYYDDWPVLGIEDVNPRQQRLYEQYEDYLLHYIKQLYDARERYWNRDFSSLDAYVHSVEPNRQHFLDSLGGWPWERHDMHLRIEPLATTADFRVERVYYRVFEGVESDALLLTPLGKGPFPGVVLQIGIYGVPEVACGFTADEHAGKDSTYHRIGGRLARHGYTVLATRMVTGFEPDTLAGRFAPKLQELKSAQPHARMYLNRLCRTIGMDLFGVEMFALSRGVDLLESLPQVDSGRIGFYGKSQGGQSGLWLGALDTRLQAVVSTAWFNERYQKQVIPSEHYRPFALTAEEDKIYPHLHEFADSDIASLICPRAFMVEEGKHDGAVYWKLAEQAFAEVKAIYERLGIGERCEIHVHEGGHEVEPVEPEEETERMHSVQFLDRWLKS